In Aricia agestis chromosome 5, ilAriAges1.1, whole genome shotgun sequence, the genomic stretch GCCCGCCTCGTATATGCCACCCACAGGGCGCATGTATACAGTGGTTGacaaaaaactataattcctactatagacaaggttgccatacgtagattttttgaatttgccgcctttttccagtctcatctttcgctagccagactctaataatattattaaatatacacacaaatgttttataattaattataataaatatgcttaTTTAAAATAGGTGGTAGGTGGTAGCTgcatatacttacttacattatacataataattatacataatatgagtGTGGCTTGAGGCAAGGTGGACTCACTTCGCCCATATTTAATATCTACATTAATGTCCTGATCGAGGAGCTGAGCGGTGCCGGTGTCGGCTGCTCGATTGATGGTGTTTGCGTGAACAGCATCAGTTACGCGGACGACATGGCTCTGCTCAGCCCGTCGATCAGCGCGCTCAGGCGGCTGTTGTCTATTTGTGAGACCTATGCGAGTGAACACGGCCTTAGATATAATGTCTCCAAGAGTGAGCTTTTGGTCTTTAAGGTGGGTAAAGCAAAACCTGTGCATGTTCCACCTGTTACTATAAATGGGACTGCGCTTAAAATagtatcaaaatttaaatacctGGGACATATCACTAACGAGGATCTCagagatgatgatgatattgagAGGGCAAGAAGAGCGTTAGGCTTTAAAAAGTGCAATTTTGACCTCCACTGTACACCGCGCAAACCGGCGGGCTAGCATATTGCAGCGCACGGCTAACGCTCTTCTTGCCCTctcaatatcatcatcatctctGAGATCCTCGTTAGTGATATGTCCCaggtatttaaattttgatactATTTTAAGCGCAGTCCCATTTATAGTAACAGGTGGAACATGCACAGGTTTTGCTTTACCCACCTTAAAGACCAAAAGCTCACTCTTGGAGACATTATATCTAAGGCCGTGTTCACTCGCATAGGTCTCACAAATAGACAACAGCCGCCTGAGCGCGCTGATCGACGGGCTGAGCAGAGCCATGTCGTCCGCGTAACTGATGCTGTTCACGCAAACACCATCAATCGAGCAGCCGACACCGGCACCGCTCAGCTCCTCGATCAGGACATTAATGTAGATATTAAATAGGGAGGGCGAAGTGAGTCCACCTTGCCTCAAGCCACactcatattatgtataattattatgtataatgtaagtaagtatatgcAGCTACCACCTACCACCTATTTTAAAtaagcatatttattataattaattataaaacatttgtgtgtatatttaataatattattagagtctggctagcgaaagatgagactggaaaaaggcggcaaattcaaaaaatctacgtatggcaaccttgtctatagtcggaattatagttttgatacttgattatttatgacaataataatatattttagttgggataactcatttcaagaataagttcattgttgttgtttacttaaattttattttgcaatacatttcattgtgttttgtttttgacgaaaactcttgcatgtttttgtcggagtattaaaacttcttctttaatacttaccgtacatcatgaaatatattacaaaactagctgacccggcgaacttcgtatcgcctaacagtcgattctttaacttttgtatgggagtatagaaaagtgttgtttttagactttttcaggaaatttaaatttttttttttagaatttttctctccgtaagaaccatcctcgtacttcaaggaatattttaaaaaaagaattagcgaaatcggtccaaccgttctcgagttttgcgcttagcaacacattcagcgactcgtttttatattatagaatataatttaaccaaacaattatcttcattttcttaaactaaattgtcactactgtttctaagtttaaatataatttaattttaatgttaaataatttcctatattacttatacaaggtgtaacaaaaataagtgataatactttagggtgagtatgtgttccttatagagagttcactgtgaaagtagcagcgctgaaagaccaaaattttttttcacttttgtatggggaaactcgtgacgttcgggcgcttgcccatacaaaagtgaaaaaaaaaattggtctttcagcgctgctactttcacagtgaactctctacaaggaacacatacataccctaaagtattatcacttatttttgttacacccgtaTTATTACTCGCAAGCATCAtagattgtattaattatactcaaatattatgtttatttaatacatacttgtacatgcctgaaactaatatcccttgcaagttgattaaaaaccaaggattaaggggagatgaaaaaacaacacagaaaatcaaaggttgcggatttttttttataaagtttatttacaattgactaaaatatataggtgtcattttgtttgacaactttttgccatcttgttggtagggacacgatcccattgctataaaaattttggggcttctgatgaaaaaactgcgacaagtggttttggcagtcctcttgtgatgtcaacctgacactgcctaaggaatcctgcagcgattgaaacaggtggaaatctgaaggtgcaaggtcaggactatacggcggatgcattaacacctcccagccaaactcccgtaaccaCACGCCAAGTTATTTATGTGGCcttcttttttaatcctttttagggtaTGTGATGtctagttaaaataataaaccgGTAGCACAGCTCAACTGGCGGGGCGACGCGTCACTTCGCTGCAAACTGCCGAGCGGACGTTCCAAGTTGGCCTGTGTTTACCTACTTActgaaaagtgttgttttattGTCCATTACCTAGTGAGACGTAACATTGGCGACGAGTAAAAGTGcagtaagtaaattataaaatatttaaatgcctTACAGAAGTTGGTCAAAATAAAAAGAGAAGAGTAGCGTAATAGTATGTGCATGcgcaataatttaaaatactgtAAAAAGAATTTCAGTTTCTTTAACACTGTTTAATCATTTGTACAATAGATAATAAGTTAATTCCGCGCATACGCATAATATCGCCTACCCTCAAAAtgtttaatgtaaataaacttGCAAAGTTTATTTCACATTCAAATCCAATTTATGACCATTACAATATAACTGTCTGTAAAATGCTATTTGCCTGTGCCATCGATATATTCGATCATAGTTCCAACTAAAGGAATAATTTAGTTAACatcaacatgatattattatgtaggtacctaccCGTTTAAATAAAGTATTCTTCAAGTAGttgaagaaatataatatttaaaagtggGTCAACAAACATCGTAATACTTAATTGTCACAAATAGTTAAGATTGAATACAAGTTACGCTcgggttacaagttacaaccagTTTTGCATCTGTTTATCGCAATCGATCGTTATCTAATATAGATATGGTTCAACTTGcccttcacaaatcacaataatacAAAGTACAGTTTACCAAACATGTTaattagtgataataataaaatatgtacatgacaattcattcaattatGGATTACTGATAAACATAGCTgatattatactattatattaatttaaatagacACGTtttgtaagttatttaaaacactaaaacttttataataataaatattcctTAATTAATCTTTAATAAGTTAATGCTTACATAGAATTATTGTTAATACTTaatcatttatatttaatagttaaaatatttttacaatttgccCATTACATTATATTCGTCTTTGCCTTACTTACAGATCGTCCAATATGACGTCACAAATTACAGTTCCGACAACAGAACCATTTGATTGCGAGGGTGAACCTCACTCTATAGGCTTGCGATGGGAAAGATAGAAACGTGCcctagaaatatattttatagcatCCAACATAGATGACCATAAAAAGAAACGTGCTATATTACTACATTCTGGTGGCATGGCTTTACAAGACATTAATTTCAATATTCCCGGATCACACGTAACCGATTCCAACGAGTCTGATGTATATGCTGTTGCGATTAAAAAACTTGAAGAGTACTTTTCACCAAAGCAGAGTTACTTATTCGAGAGGCATATCTTTCGTTTAATGAAACAAGAACCTGACGAAAaatttgacaaatttttgaTCCGGCTCAGACAACAAAGTTCAAAATGTAATTTTGCTCGAGAAGACGAAAGTCTGATTGACCAAATTACTGAAAAATGTAATTCTACTCAACTGAGAAAGAATATTTTAACACTCGGTGATGCAGCTACGATCGAAAAAATTATCGCTGAAGCAAATTCTTTAGAAACTGTTGAAAGACAATTAACTGATTTCCACGATAAACAGAGCAAAAGCGTATTAGGTTCCAATCTTAACAAAATtgacacaaaatataaaatacaatctTATAAGCCAAAAAATGATACCTGCTGTCGATGTGGCagtaaaaatcataaaagtgaTAGTAGTTCCTGCCCTGCAATAAGTGCTAACTGCATAAAATGTGGATTTAGAGGTCATTTTCAGAAACATTGCAGAACAAGAGCCAATAAAAGAAAAGGAGGTGCTAATTTTCAATTAAACGACAGAAAATCTAAAAAATCTAAACTAGAAACTGACAAAAGTAAAGAACCTACATCGGTGGACTATATTTTCAATATGGATGATGACACTACTGTTGACTGCCAGGTAGGtagaattaatattaaaatgttaatagaTTCTGGTAGTAAGTCTAATATAATTAACGACAGAACCTGGGAATACatgaaaaaatttaatgttactGTTTTCAACCAACAAAAATCTGTCGACAAAACTTTTGTAGCTTACGGTGCTGAACAGCCACTACAAGTATTAGATTCATTTGATGCAAACATAAAAATTGGTCCAAAGTCTTTAATGgcaaaattttatgttattaaaaacgGTTCAAGGAATCTTTTAGGCAAAGATACAGCAATTTccttaaatgttttaaaattaggATTAGATGTAAATTTCTTAGAACAAAAACCATTTCCAAAGCTCAAAAATGTTCAGCTTGAAATTGCTATTGATAAAACAGTACCTCCTGTTTGTCAACCATACAGACGAGTTCCAATTCCTttggaattaaaaataaataataaaatagacgAATTAGTAAAAATGGACATAATTGAACCCGTTAATGAGCCAAGCAGTTGGGTTTCTCCGATGGTTCCAGTCCTTAAACCTGATAATGATGTGCGTATTTGTATTGACATGCGTGCTGCTAATAAAGCCATAATTCGAGAAAATCATCCTTTGCCGACCATGGAACAATTGATTCCCAAATTTGGTAAAGCAACATATTTCTCAAAATTAGACATTAAAAATGCTTTTCATCATATAGAACTCAAAGAATCTAGTAGAAACATTACTACCTTTATTACTAACAAAGGTCTCTATCGGTACAAAAGGTTAATGTTTGGAATATCGTGCGCGCCTGAACATTTTcagaaaattatgtaaaagaTGTTGCTGCCATGTGAGGGAGTTGTAAATTTTATAGATGACATTGTTGTATTTAGACGTGATAAACAAGAACATGACAACAGACTTAAGCATGCTCTCGATGTACTCAAAGACAACAATGTTctcttaaataaaaacaagtgcGTTTTTAACGCAAAGACAAT encodes the following:
- the LOC121727109 gene encoding uncharacterized protein LOC121727109, translated to MLASNNTGCGLRQGGLTSPSLFNIYINVLIEELSGAGVGCSIDGVCVNSISYADDMALLSPSISALRRLLSICETYASEHGLRYNVSKSELLVFKVGKAKPVHVPPVTINGTALKIVSKFKYLGHITNEDLRDDDDIERARRALAVRCNMLARRFARCTVEVKIALFKALRVQYNNAFRMLLALPRYCSASGMFADARTDDFPSVLRKRTASLMYRVRESDSSILKAICGQADGAIAAHWEHVHVHVSSAPVPWRKYAK